The Ananas comosus cultivar F153 linkage group 6, ASM154086v1, whole genome shotgun sequence genome segment attgccgTGTTAAATCGTTGCTGCTTGGAAGGAATGGAACAGATTCGAACTCAAGTAGTATACGTCTGCAATTTTTGAACCATATTTACATTTTCATGGACTCCGAGAAAAGTCTGTGGCTGTAGAACTCATCTCTAGTTACAGAAGCTATAACCGAAGTAGAAGCTTTAAATGCATTTCTTAATACTAATTGCtggttttctttttcccccaTTTGTAACTATTGAAAAAGAACATTCAATCAAATTCGTTTATTCCTGTATGCAGGCCTGCCTTCTTCCTCCCCCCAAGAGATATTCTTGCGGTAATTATGCAAGATGTGTAAATCAAATCTTGCAAGGTATGAGCAATATGCAGGTATTTTTCCATCGCCGATCTTATGTGTTCatttacttcttcttttttttttttgtttttttttgttggccAGATTAGGTTTTAATGTACTTTTGTTTCTTCCTTTCGGTTAAAAGTTGTGGCTCAGAATACCCCTGGAGAAGTCTGAACTGATGGAGGATGATTCAACGAATGCAGCTTCTAAACATCCTGTAAGTATTGGCTATCTATTTAGAAGAAATATGTGAAAATTGTCAACCTTAAACTGTTAAAGTTGTTTAAAGTCCCCGATAGAATGTATTGTTAGGGGTATTGAATGTGCTTCCTGAacctctttttttaaaagatttgtcTTGTTATCTTAAAAGTGATACTACTTCGCTCTGCAGAGTGAAGGAACTTTTGACTCGTGGGAGTTGTGGAATTCCTTTCGGCTGTTATGCGAGCATCATACTCAGCTGTCCATAGCTCTTGACATTTTGTAAGTCAGACTTTTCATCTTTccccatttaaaattttgtataattctGTTCAAAGTTCATTTCAGCATTAGCTATTCATCACGGTAGTGGAAATTCAATACTGAATTTGTAACTCGTTCATCAGGAGTTCGCTACCATCGATAAACTCACTTGGCCGATGGTTTGGTGAACCAGTCAGATGTGCGATCCTCCAAACAAGtgtaaatattttgatttaaaattttaagcattTAGCATTAATGGTTAAATTTAGTCTTTCACAgatatatgcttttattttcaCAGTCCTTTCTAACAAATGCTAGAGGGTACCCTTGTCTATCGAAGCGCCATCAGAAATTAGTGATGGGTTTCTTTAATCATTCTATCCAGGTAGTTcaagtaaatttatttttaaggatTACTTTAGATGGATTTTTGTACGGCGCTAAAGATCTTTGTTCTATCCTCTCTTCCTTTAGTTCTCAATCAACTTCTTTCTGATGCTTCTTTTAGATAGTATTATCTGGAACTTCACTTCATAATGTTTCTCAAGAAATATCTGAAGACTTGCTCGTAGGTGACAACAATAACCATCTTGAAGGTAATTACTGAAGAATATATCTTATAATAGAACATATTTAAATGATtggcttttccttttcttttccacaAAATGGTGTTTGTTTACCTCCATGGCGTTCTGTGATGCTTATTAAGTGGTCGCCTTTTGAGTTACAAACTCCATATCACTATGTAGGTATGCCTGTTCATCATGCGTTGAGGCCTTATCTTGATTATGTTGCATACCTATACCAAAAGATGGACCCACTTCCTGAACAAGAACGCTTTGAGGTACCCACTGTCTCTGTAATATATTTTGTGTTTTCCTGTATATACCCAGCAAAGTACACTTAATTGTGTATACCCGAAAACTTACAATTGCGTCCATAGTCCATGCCCTTAAAGATACATAACCTACATTTGTGTGTACCCGTCAAAATTTACATCTTGCACCTCCTTATATTTGTGTGCATAAGCTCCACTCGAGAGTTCTCCATTGAAAAGGGCGGTTTTTCACATGAGCTTCAATAACTCAGAACATTTCAATTGATGGCATCCTTTTTGGCATGGCCAACTCTTTAATGGGAGCAGAGGGTCACATATAGTTATGAGTTATTGCTATAGGCACAAATTGTAGCTTTAAGGGGCATCGTGCAAGTATGGGCTATTTCTGCGGATAACTTTTGAGGGGTATGTGTacaattttttgtattttgaaatgTATGTGTGCCTCGGTTGATTCTTGTTTTGTTGTTAGTTCTCTTTTCATTTGTTTAAACTTCTATCTTGCAGATTGGTTATAGGGACTTTTTACAGTCTCCTTTGCAGGTAAAATTCTGACTCTgtctcctttctcttttctctctagTCTTGTCAATTACATTTCGACTTTGCCTATTAACTTTGTTGTTTCTTTTCTGCTAAGGCAATCTTTGCGAATGGAGGGTAACTTTCTGTTGCTCATAcatttgtcttttttttccaGCCTCTCATGGATAATCTTGAGGCACAAACTTATGAGACATTCGAGAAAGACACAGTGAAATATAGCCAGGTTTTTTACTGCTCtgactatttatttatttatttatttatttatttatttttccaaagATAATTATTGTTCATGAGGGCCTGGACTGTGAAGAGGCAAATCGCAGTACATCAACAGACAAAATTTTCTGAAAAGAAAGTACTAGTCCAACAAAAATTTGCGAGCCAATCAGTGGCGGCTTGATTGGCCTTGTGTGGAACGTGGCTAAATACAGTTTGATACTTGAGGATATAGGCCCTTAAATATGTACTGTATAACTTGCAACTCGTTATCATTTGTAGTAGGTTTCATCTGTATGTAAGCAAAGTTGTATTTCCCTTTTTGTTGGCAATGCTTATGATCAACTCTGAATATTGACTCCTCTATATAAGGAACTCATCTTACTATCTGTATCTGGACAGTACCAAAGAGCAATTTCTAAAGCTTTGGTTGACAGAGTGCCTGATGAAGCAGCCTCTACAACAAAGACGGTAATATAGGCAGTTCAGCTCTATTTTGTAGCagtctcttctttcttcttttcttttggcaTGATTGAAATTATGGTTAACTTTGCTGCATTTCATATAAGAGTTCATCTGTTAGGCGTACCCAAGGATTACCCAAGGATTAAAGTTGAGACCTCAATTGTGTCACGCTTGAACCCCACATAATCTTACATCCCTGAAATACCTTATGAATATCACTTATCATTTTACAGTCGATGCCCTTGAATAAGCACTGGCTCCATGTGCTCTGATTCATTATTTGTATTCAGATCTAGTTGTAAACTACCTAATTTATGGAGATTGATTTATATATGCCATACATTGTACATCTTTTGCCTGATAAAAATCCGCTTATCTCAAATTCAGGTATCCTTTATAGGAGTAATAATATAGATTGAAATCAGTGCCTCATTTTTCAAAAAGATGCCTATGCGTAAGAGATCTTTTATTTACGTAATTTTCGGCTTTTAAGAAATTTACATGTTCTGAATGATGTTTAATAATGTGGTTTTTCACTTGTAATGTAATACATTGAACGACCTTGTAAAGGTTTAGGCCTCAATCTTTGCGAGAGGATGCCTGCTCAGCTTGTGAGTCAGAGAATCAGATTAGCTCACGTTCCTTTATTAATCTGCGAAGGCTAACatcatctcaatttttttttatttccaaaaagGTGCTAATGGTTGTTGGAGCGGGACGAGGACCATTAGTAAGAGCATCATTGCAGGTATATTGCACCTCATTTCTATAAATCTGGCCTCCGATGAGTATTTTAAAACCtgagcaaaaagaaaaaaccattAGAATTATGTTCTCACGTTATTGTGGGTACTAAACCATTGAAATTATGTTCTCATTGCGGGTATTTACTTTTCCTCAATTGAATTACAAATTTCTTATCACATTAGGGTATGTCAACCATCAAGAATGACATCAAGCATAATTACTATTCTAATTACTTAATCTTTTTGTAAAGTGAATTTCAGTGTTTTGGTACAATCATAATGTAGATGTTAGTGAACTCAAAAGGATATCACCCTCAGTTAATTTTGCACTGaactattcttttgtttttctcccCAAGAATATTTACAAGGATGTTCGACatagtttgaattttgaacTGCTTAATTGTGGTTTAGCTTCTATTTTAGAATTCCATAAGGTTTTTTCTATCTGATGATATATGCAGGCTGCTGAAGAAACAGGTCGGAAGTTAAAAGTTTATGCTGTGGAGAAAAATCCAAATGCTGTTATAACCCTTCATGTGAGTTGTCAAAATGGTTGTCTTACTATTCCTCCGTAGACTCTGTACTGTTTTCTATTTTTCGTATTCAGCCATTCCCTCAGTCTCTCAAATTCTTATCTTAACAAATTAGATTAAAGCAATACGGAATAGGAGAacttactcttttcttttgtagGGAAGGATTGAACTTTATCACTTTAAACCTTTTCCTGCTAAATGTTATTAATTATGGAACCCCGGTAGTCACGATCCAAACCGACTTCATCTGTTCCAAGCCTAACTTCAACTCGACCTGGCCCAACCTTAGTCCAACCTGAAGTTGATTTGGGTTATGGTCAAAGGGAAAGTTTGACCTGAGATAGGGATTAAGATTAGCCTTCAACCAGATCTAACGTGCCCAAGTTGAACCCCTGGCATTCATTCAAAGTTATAGGTGGCGATGCACAttgataatgatgatgatgctttTCCATGGCAGAGCTTGGTCAAATTGGAGGGGTGGGAAAGTGTGGTCACCATTGTTTCTAGTGACATGCGTTCTTGGGATGCCCCTGAAAAGGCTGATATATTGGTATTGATCTACCttatttggattttttataTGCAAATATCTCCTTAACAATTAATACCTATTACTGTAAAATATAATGAAATGTCATCCAATTTTAATCAGGTGAGCGAGTTACTGGGCTCCTTTGGCGACAATGAACTGTCTCCTGAGTGTCTAGATGGGGCACAAAGATTTCTGAAACCAGATGGCATTTCGATTCCATCATCGTATGACCTCTTTTTGCTAGAAACCTGAAGTTACTATAGTGATCTGGTtggttattatatatatttttgtgcaGATATACAAGTTTTATTCAGCCAATAACAGCATCAAAGCTATACAATGATGTAAGAAGTGAACTCAAATTTTTTCCCATATTTTGTCAAGTGCGAAGTGTCGATAAGGACTTTTGTTGTGGCAGGTTAAATCGCATAAAGACCTTGCAAATTTTGAAACTGCTTATGTTGTCAAGTTGCATCGAGTAGCAAGACTCGCTTCCTCTCAACCAGTGAGATTCTAAAGAATGTTTTCTGAAGTGCCTTCtttacaataaattttaattcactGTATTGTAGTTTGTACTTAATTATGTCTGTAATATTTGTTTTCATTGCCCATTACATGCTTTCATCTGTTCCTCTTCTCTCCAGCATTACATTCTGATGAAATTATTAATGCTTATCAGGTATTTACTTTTAATCATCCAAATTATTCATCGAAGAATAACAACCAAAGGTATAAGAAACTGCAGTTTGTGATACCAGCGGATACAGGATCAGCTCTGGTACATGGTGTGTGATTAAATTCCTTATTTCTTTATCATCTCAAACTTCTATACATTTCTTTGCTCTCTAAAAAGAGAGTACCATGAAATACCAAAAAAGAAAGCAGAATCATGGAAAAAAATTTCCCGGCTTTCCCAATCTTGTAAATTTGCTTATATCCGAGCATGAAAAACAAATCTAAATATTCCCCTTCTTTTTTCATCTTAGAGACCTTGTGTTCTATATTTTTGGACAGGATTTGCTGGATACTTTGATGCTACCTTATATAAAGACGTACATCTCGGTATCGAACCATCTATGGCTACACCGAATATGTTCAGTTGGTACTTGCCATTCTCTATTCATCATCACACGATCATTCCCTTAGTTTTCCCCTTTTCCCCTCAGCAAGTTACATCTTTCATGGTCTACCAGGTTTCCAATCTTTTTTCCACTGAGGAAGCCTATATGTGTTCCTCCAGAATCACCTATAGAAGTTCATTTCTGGCGGTGCTGTGGTGCTACAAAGGTTTTCTATTTTCCTTATTTTCTTTATCCCTGTTGTGTATCTTATGAAGGTAAAGATGCGTGGAGACCCACACAACTATAGGCTATGTTGAAATAGAGCCTCCTCGTCTCCTTTTATTTGAGTTTATCATGATCGGTTTGCTCGGAGATAGCTATGCGTTGTTCATTGTTTAACGTACTATGTTGTTGAGGGAGTCAGAGGGCTATTTCCGAGACGACCTGCAGTTGAGGTCTCCATGTTTCCTTACCTTTCACGAATGCAAAGaagtatatatttttcctaCTGGAATATTGAGTTTTTGAAAGCTGATTTCGTTTAGGGTATATTTCCGCCTTGTAGGTCTGGTATGAGTGGTGTGTAACGTCCCCATCTCCCTCGGCCATCCACAACAGCAGCGGCCGGTCTTACTGGGTCGGCCTATGAGCCCAGTCTTCGTATTTGAAATGTCTACTTTGCTTGCAGGACTGCTGAATTAGATACCACTCTTAATTATTTCGAAggggaaaaggggaaaaaatgcTTCAGAGGACTGTAACTGGATCAGTTTCTTGAGTACCAGTTGTATTTGGAacacaaattttgtaatattattatcattttttcttTGAGACATGGTCACCCAGCTGATCCAATCATTGTTTGTCCATTTACAAGCTGATTTTAAGTGGTATACAGCAACTGTATGTTCGAGGAACAGTAGGCTGAGTTATGATAGGAATTGATGGATTATTTGCTTGAAACTGGTCGCATCATGTATTTGTGGTGAGCGGTGTGAGGTTTATGGGTGCAATATTCTAGTACCTCAAACGCAAGTGGATGATTTGTTGAGAAGGGAAAGGAAGGCCTGGGAAGCTTCGGGAAGGGTCCCGATTCGACCaacatatatgtaatatatattgaaaaaaaaacaaaaaaaaacaaaggaaacaACGCCCTGTCACCTCCTCAGTTCTCTCTCGACCGGTCAAAACACGACGTCGCCATAAAACCTAAACGCGACGGGTTTCGTCCTCCCTTCCTCCCGTGTTGTTGGAGagccctaaccctaacacaaactctctctctctctctccgttgATCGATCTCACGGGCTCATTCATTGGCCTTTTCCCCTGTCTCCGATCCCATCCCATCAGATCCGATCGATCCTCTAGGAGAGAGGCTAGAGAGATCACGAGAGAGAtctcgagagagagagggagagagagagagagagagagagagaggaatagaACAGTAATGGCGGAGGATGGGGCTggggcggcggctgcggcggtggcggaggagaagcAGGCGTCGTACAGGTACTGGGTGAGGGAGGCGAAGCAGGACGCAGCCCCACTCCCCGTCCCTCGCAAGCTCGACCCCGCCGACATTCCCAATCCCCGCCCCGCCACCGCCCTCGGCTCCGTCTGGAACCAGGTCTCCTCTTTCTCTTACCTCTTCCTCTATCAGTGATTGCGACCGATA includes the following:
- the LOC109711590 gene encoding protein arginine N-methyltransferase 5: MRRPRCSSCRGVRPRSHVVGKVSSWIDLDSEDEQLRLDSEITLKQEIAWASHLSLQACLLPPPKRYSCGNYARCVNQILQGMSNMQLWLRIPLEKSELMEDDSTNAASKHPSEGTFDSWELWNSFRLLCEHHTQLSIALDILSSLPSINSLGRWFGEPVRCAILQTSSFLTNARGYPCLSKRHQKLVMGFFNHSIQIVLSGTSLHNVSQEISEDLLVGDNNNHLEGMPVHHALRPYLDYVAYLYQKMDPLPEQERFEIGYRDFLQSPLQPLMDNLEAQTYETFEKDTVKYSQELILLSVSGQYQRAISKALVDRVPDEAASTTKTVLMVVGAGRGPLVRASLQAAEETGRKLKVYAVEKNPNAVITLHSLVKLEGWESVVTIVSSDMRSWDAPEKADILVSELLGSFGDNELSPECLDGAQRFLKPDGISIPSSYTSFIQPITASKLYNDVKSHKDLANFETAYVVKLHRVARLASSQPVFTFNHPNYSSKNNNQRYKKLQFVIPADTGSALVHGFAGYFDATLYKDVHLGIEPSMATPNMFSWFPIFFPLRKPICVPPESPIEVHFWRCCGATKVWYEWCVTSPSPSAIHNSSGRSYWVGL